The following proteins come from a genomic window of Shewanella halifaxensis HAW-EB4:
- a CDS encoding DUF2955 domain-containing protein codes for MQIKTLRKTQRIWFGCVFGLAITLVFSWSNGMFAALLPMFVLTQIDRWNGSIIVQLILGVTWVCVQVSFIVGFFQPYPLLMTVAVAIMLMFKCIAMTHKSSYLFGYIGLLMGSILLNFGSYQGFDLEDFVMGLIASALLTGPIVALALYLFPDPSIKLPKASLMQPREAQTHIDNQRKDHIGMVRQAALGWIIAMAAFILFQVAALNDSLSAQASILIVLAPMTFIGSMAVAKIRIIGTFLGCLAGMLLQLILYSLANNMLLFLLGYAIAAGLFCRWLAIGRIKAGIGFSAMSALTVPLTSAFVPEQQDAFFSICYRFSSIVVAVVATSLAIWVVHHFLVRIIRNRSLVRGTP; via the coding sequence GTGCAAATTAAGACTTTGAGAAAAACCCAACGGATCTGGTTTGGCTGTGTGTTTGGGCTGGCGATTACCTTGGTCTTTAGCTGGTCAAATGGCATGTTCGCCGCGCTATTACCTATGTTTGTATTAACCCAAATCGATAGATGGAATGGCAGCATCATAGTGCAATTAATTCTGGGGGTAACTTGGGTCTGTGTGCAGGTCAGCTTTATTGTTGGCTTTTTTCAACCCTATCCATTGTTAATGACTGTAGCCGTGGCGATTATGCTGATGTTTAAGTGCATCGCTATGACACACAAGAGCAGCTATCTTTTTGGCTATATCGGATTGTTGATGGGTTCTATTCTACTGAACTTTGGCAGTTATCAGGGCTTCGATCTCGAAGACTTTGTGATGGGGCTAATCGCTTCTGCATTGTTGACGGGGCCGATTGTGGCCTTAGCCTTGTATCTGTTTCCTGATCCAAGCATTAAGCTGCCTAAGGCGAGCTTAATGCAGCCCCGTGAGGCGCAAACTCATATCGATAATCAACGAAAAGATCATATAGGTATGGTGCGTCAAGCCGCGCTAGGCTGGATAATCGCCATGGCGGCATTTATCTTGTTTCAGGTGGCAGCTCTCAATGACTCCTTGTCGGCGCAAGCCTCAATCCTGATTGTGCTGGCTCCCATGACTTTCATCGGCTCGATGGCGGTGGCTAAAATACGCATTATTGGCACTTTTCTTGGCTGTTTAGCTGGCATGTTACTGCAGCTAATCTTGTACAGTTTGGCTAATAATATGCTGCTTTTTCTGCTGGGGTATGCCATTGCTGCAGGTCTGTTTTGCCGATGGCTGGCTATTGGCAGGATAAAAGCAGGCATCGGCTTCTCGGCGATGTCGGCGTTAACCGTGCCGCTAACAAGCGCGTTTGTCCCCGAGCAGCAAGATGCCTTCTTTTCTATCTGTTACCGCTTTAGCTCAATTGTGGTAGCTGTGGTAGCGACCTCTTTGGCTATCTGGGTTGTGCATCACTTCTTAGTGCGGATTATTAGAAACAGGTCTTTGGTACGGGGGACTCCATAA